A region from the Dermacentor andersoni chromosome 11, qqDerAnde1_hic_scaffold, whole genome shotgun sequence genome encodes:
- the LOC126539545 gene encoding uncharacterized protein, which produces MNKLLVIATLSMVACVALGDMMRKSIVFDASTPKVFYCPQEKPRALDKMIVKARPVEKLCEFEGKGLPKGYKSDCYNDVDESEYACAEKQRILLRINPPNETDTTTTEPATTAKPSKKSKSFKVPKN; this is translated from the exons ATGA ATAAACTCCTGGTGATAGCCACCCTATCAATG GTGGCATGCGTGGCGCTGGGCGACATGATGCGCAAAAGCATCGTGTTCGACGCCAGCACGCCCAAGGTGTTCTACTGCCCGCAAGAGAAGCCGCGCGCCCTGGACAAGATGATCGTCAAGGCGAGGCCCGTCGAGAAGCTGTGCGAGTTCGAGGGCAAGGGCCTGCCCAAGGGCTACAAGTCCGACTGCTACAACGACGTCGACGAGTCCGAGTACGCATGCGCCGAGAAGCAGCGCATTCTG CTCCGGATCAACCCTCCCAACGAAACGGACACGACCACCACGGAGCCAGCGACTACGGCTAAGCCTTCCAAGAAGAGCAAGTCCTTCAAGGTCCCCAAGAACTGA